A single region of the Cinclus cinclus chromosome 10, bCinCin1.1, whole genome shotgun sequence genome encodes:
- the LOC134047531 gene encoding feather keratin Cos1-1/Cos1-3/Cos2-1-like, whose translation MSCCRPCPPRPCGPCGPTPLASSCSEPCLARCADSTVYIEPSPVVVTMPGPILTSFPQSTAVGSSLSAAVGSSLSTAGVPISSGGSLGLGGSGLCLPLSRCGQIC comes from the coding sequence ATGTCCTGCTGCAGACCCTGTCCCCCACGGCCCTGCGGCCCCTGTGGCCCAACGCCccttgccagcagctgcagtgagcCCTGCCTCGCCCGCTGCGCTGACTCCACGGTGTACATCGAGCCTTCGCCCGTGGTGGTGACCATGCCGGGCCCCATCCTCACCTCTTTCCCTCAGAGCACAGCCGTGGGATCCTCTCTGTCCGCTGCTGTGggcagctccctcagcaccGCGGGGGTTCCCATCTCTTCTGGGGGCTCCCTTGGCCTGGGGGGGTCAGGCCTGTGTCTGCCTTTGTCCCGCTGCGGGCAGATCTGCTGA
- the LOC134047533 gene encoding feather keratin Cos1-1/Cos1-3/Cos2-1-like, with product MSCCRPCPPRPCGPCGPTPLASSCSEPCLARCADSTVYIEPSPVVVTMPGPILTSFPQSTAVGSSLSAAVGSSLSTAGVPISSGGSLGLGGSGLCLPLSRCGQIC from the coding sequence ATGTCCTGCTGCAGACCCTGTCCCCCCCGGCCCTGCGGCCCCTGTGGCCCAACGCCccttgccagcagctgcagtgagcCCTGCCTCGCCCGCTGCGCTGACTCCACGGTGTACATCGAGCCTTCGCCCGTGGTGGTGACCATGCCGGGCCCCATCCTCACCTCTTTCCCTCAGAGCACAGCCGTGGGATCCTCTCTGTCCGCTGCTGTGggcagctccctcagcaccGCGGGGGTTCCCATCTCTTCTGGGGGCTCCCTTGGCCTGGGGGGGTCAGGCCTGTGTCTGCCTTTGTCCCGCTGCGGGCAGATCTGCTGA
- the LOC134047536 gene encoding feather keratin Cos1-1/Cos1-3/Cos2-1-like, protein MNFGLPALSPLPKAAIQILASGLDTLSKLCLLHREMSCCRPCPPRPCGPCGPTPLASSCSEPCLARCADSTVYIEPSPVVVTMPGPILTSFPQSTAVGSSLSAAVGSSLSTAGVPISSGGSLGLGGSGLCLPLSRCGQIC, encoded by the exons atGAACTTTGGactccctgccctcagccccctccccaaaGCTGCCATCCAGATCCTGGCCTCAGGGCTGGACACACTGAGCAAA CTTTGCCTCCTGCACCGAGAGATGTCCTGCTGCAGACCCTGTCCCCCACGGCCCTGCGGCCCCTGTGGCCCAACGCCccttgccagcagctgcagtgagcCCTGCCTCGCCCGCTGCGCTGACTCCACGGTGTACATCGAGCCTTCGCCCGTGGTGGTGACCATGCCGGGCCCCATCCTCACCTCTTTCCCTCAGAGCACAGCCGTGGGATCCTCTCTGTCCGCTGCTGTGggcagctccctcagcaccGCGGGGGTTCCCATCTCTTCTGGGGGCTCCCTTGGCCTGGGGGGGTCAGGCCTGTGTCTGCCTTTGTCCCGCTGCGGGCAGATCTGCTGA